Proteins from a single region of Festucalex cinctus isolate MCC-2025b chromosome 19, RoL_Fcin_1.0, whole genome shotgun sequence:
- the LOC144007632 gene encoding E3 ubiquitin-protein ligase RNF115-like isoform X2 — MSAGVSFYGNMAEAAAATPTKHRFFCHCCRRETHPQLPEFVCPRCKSDFIEEVEHNSRLLENSTPETSQDSNSFFSELWQLLFMERSALLTHPPPSSESVQDDGETLLGAQSRLPLVAPGNAEVRELHFPSQPEERRSPRPEQRPQVDGMMQHLLADLFTSNGNPSTTPAALSSMLQLYSNPADYAWGQGGLDTVITEASSVTCLCTCCQLPVPASTATFMEDCRLECTICREEYSSGECVRKLPCLHYFHSECIVPWLELHDTCPVCRKSLDGVDNSLLLHASQSPEAHAIRTEQQGRQAI; from the exons ATGTCAGCGGGTGTGAGCTTCTACGGGAACATGGCGGAGGCCGCAGCGGCGACTCCGACGAAGCACCGGTTCTTCTGTCACTGCTGCAGGCGCGAAACGCATCCGCAACTCCCG GAGTTTGTGTGCCCCAGGTGCAAGTCTGACTTTATCGAGGAGGTGGAACACAACTCCAG ACTCCTGGAGAACAGCACACCGGAGACCAGTCAAGACTCCAACTCCTTCTTCTCAGAA TTATGGCAGCTGTTGTTTATGGAGCGCTCCGCTCTGCTGACGCACCCGCCGCCGTCGTCGGAGTCGGTCCAGGACGATGGCGAGACGTTGCTTGGCGCTCAAAGTCGTCTTCCTTTGGTGGCGCCGGGAAACGCCGAGGTCAGAGAGCTCCACTTTCCGTCCCAGCCTGAGGAGAGAAGGTCACCCCGACCTGAGCAAAGGCCTCAAGTGGACGG GATGATGCAACACTTATTGGCTGACCTGTTTACATCCAATGGAAACCCCAGCACGACACCAGCGGCATT ATCGAGCATGCTGCAACTGTACTCGAACCCAGCGGATTATGCATGGGGTCAGGGAGGCCTGGATACAGTCATCACAGAG gccTCCTCGGTCACTTGTCTttgcacttgctgtcaacttccTGTCCCCGCATCCACTGCTACATTTATGGAAG ACTGCAGACTGGAGTGTACAATTTGTCGGGAGGAGTATTCATCAGGCGAATGTGTCCGGAAGCTACCATGCCTCCATTACTTCCACAGTGAATGTATAGTGCCTTGGTTGGAGCTG CACGACACGTGTCCAGTGTGCCGGAAAAGCCTCGACGGTGTGGACAACAGCCTCCTCCTGCACGCTTCACAATCTCCAGAGGCTCACGCCATTAGGACAGAGCAACAGGGGAGGCAAGCCATCTGA
- the LOC144007632 gene encoding E3 ubiquitin-protein ligase RNF115-like isoform X1, translated as MSAGVSFYGNMAEAAAATPTKHRFFCHCCRRETHPQLPEFVCPRCKSDFIEEVEHNSRLLENSTPETSQDSNSFFSELWQLLFMERSALLTHPPPSSESVQDDGETLLGAQSRLPLVAPGNAEVRELHFPSQPEERRSPRPEQRPQVDGMMQHLLADLFTSNGNPSTTPAALSSMLQLYSNPADYAWGQGGLDTVITELLGQLENTGPPPAEKNMISSLPTVCISQEQTDCRLECTICREEYSSGECVRKLPCLHYFHSECIVPWLELHDTCPVCRKSLDGVDNSLLLHASQSPEAHAIRTEQQGRQAI; from the exons ATGTCAGCGGGTGTGAGCTTCTACGGGAACATGGCGGAGGCCGCAGCGGCGACTCCGACGAAGCACCGGTTCTTCTGTCACTGCTGCAGGCGCGAAACGCATCCGCAACTCCCG GAGTTTGTGTGCCCCAGGTGCAAGTCTGACTTTATCGAGGAGGTGGAACACAACTCCAG ACTCCTGGAGAACAGCACACCGGAGACCAGTCAAGACTCCAACTCCTTCTTCTCAGAA TTATGGCAGCTGTTGTTTATGGAGCGCTCCGCTCTGCTGACGCACCCGCCGCCGTCGTCGGAGTCGGTCCAGGACGATGGCGAGACGTTGCTTGGCGCTCAAAGTCGTCTTCCTTTGGTGGCGCCGGGAAACGCCGAGGTCAGAGAGCTCCACTTTCCGTCCCAGCCTGAGGAGAGAAGGTCACCCCGACCTGAGCAAAGGCCTCAAGTGGACGG GATGATGCAACACTTATTGGCTGACCTGTTTACATCCAATGGAAACCCCAGCACGACACCAGCGGCATT ATCGAGCATGCTGCAACTGTACTCGAACCCAGCGGATTATGCATGGGGTCAGGGAGGCCTGGATACAGTCATCACAGAG TTGTTGGGACAGTTGGAGAACACGGGTCCGCCCCCTGCCGAAAAGAACATGATCTCATCTTTGCCGACAGTTTGCATTTCTCAAGAGCAAACAG ACTGCAGACTGGAGTGTACAATTTGTCGGGAGGAGTATTCATCAGGCGAATGTGTCCGGAAGCTACCATGCCTCCATTACTTCCACAGTGAATGTATAGTGCCTTGGTTGGAGCTG CACGACACGTGTCCAGTGTGCCGGAAAAGCCTCGACGGTGTGGACAACAGCCTCCTCCTGCACGCTTCACAATCTCCAGAGGCTCACGCCATTAGGACAGAGCAACAGGGGAGGCAAGCCATCTGA